In Candidatus Tanganyikabacteria bacterium, the sequence CGTTCGCGTGGATGGCCGCAAGACCAGCGAGATCCGGCCCATCAGCTGCGAGGTCGGCATCCTGCCGCGCACCCACGGCACCGGCCTGTTCACCCGCGGCCAGACCCAGGTCCTCAACGTCTGCACCCTGGGCTCGACGGGCGACGCGCAGAAGATTGACGGGCTCGATCCCATCACGTCCAAGCGCTACATGCACCATTACAACTTCCCCGGCTTCTCGGTCGGCGAGGTCAAGCCCAGCCGCGGCCCCGGTCGCCGCGAAATCGGCCACGGCGCGCTCGCCGAGCGGGCCCTGCACCCGGTGCTGCCCGATCCGATGGAGTTCCCATACTCGCTGCGGCTGGTGTCCGAGGTGCTCGAGTCCAACGGTTCGACCTCGATGGCCTCGACCTGCGGCTCGACGCTCTCGCTGATGGACGCCGGCGTGCCGATCAAGGCGCCGGTGGCGGGCATCGCGATGGGCCTGATCAAGGAGGGCGACCGCTTCGCGGTGCTGACCGACATCCAGGGCATCGAGGATCACCTGGGCGACATGGACTTCAAGGTCGCCGGCACGCACGAGGGCATCACCGCCCTGCAGATGGACATCAAGATCAAGGGCATCAGCCTCGAAATAATGCAGGTCGCGCTCGAGCAGGCGCGGCAGGCCCGGATGTTCATCCTCGACAAGATGACCGAGGCCATCTCCGAGCCGCGCAGCGACCTGTCGCCCTACGCGCCGCGCATCATCACGCTGCACATCAATCCCGAGAAGATCGGCACGCTCATCGGCCCCGGCGGCAAGATGATCAAGCGCATCGTCGAAGAGACGGGCGTGAAAATAGACGTCGAGGACGACGGCTCGGTGTTCATCACCACGCCGGACTCCGAGGCCGCGGCGGCGGCGGTGAGCTGGGTCGAGCGCCTCACCAAGGAGGCCGAGGTCGGCAAGGTCTATACCGGCCGCGTCACCCGCATCCTCAACTTCGGCGCCTTCGTCGAGATCCTGCCCGGCAAGGAAGGGCTCGTGCACATCAGCCAGCTCGCGCCGACCCGGGTCGCCAAGGTCGAGGACGTGGTCAACATCGGCGACGTCATCACCGTGAAGGTCGTCGAGATCGACAGCCAGGGCCGCATCAACCTCACCAAGAAGGGCGTCCGCCCCGAGGAGGAGCCGGCGGCCAACGGCGGCGCCAAGCAGCCCGCCGGAGCGGCCAACTAGTGGCAGTCTCGATGAGTCACGCGGCGCCCCAGCTGCGCGAGCAGAAGTTCGTGCTGGATAACGGCGTCCGCGTGCTGATCGAGGAATTGCCGCACGTCCACTCGGCGGCCATCGGCTTCTGGGTCGATACCGGCACCAAGAACGAGACCATCGAGAACAACGGCATCAGCCACTTCATCGAGCACATGATGTTCAAGGGCACGGCCACGCGCACGGCCCTAGCCATCGCCCAGGCCCTCGAGGACACCGGCGGCAGCCTCAACGCCTTCACCGACAAGGAGATGACCTGCTACTACGCCCGGGTCCTCGACGACCAGGTCGAACTGGCCATCGACGTGCTCTCGGACATGCTCCTCAACTCGGTGATGGACGAAAACGAGATCCGGCGCGAGAAGAAGGTGGTCCTCGAGGAAATCAAGATGTACGAGGACACGCCCGACGAGCTGGTCCAGGACCTGTTTTCCCAGGTCTTCTGGCACGGCCATCCGCTCGGGCGGGCCATCGTGGGCACGCGCCAGTCGGTGCGGCGCACCACGCGGGCCGACATCTTCGACTACATGGAGCACTTCTACACGCCGGATCGGCTGGTCGTGTCGGTCGCGGGAAACGTCCGCACCGGCGACGTCCTGCGGCAACTCGACCAGACGG encodes:
- a CDS encoding polyribonucleotide nucleotidyltransferase, yielding MPPGSSHKKEEAKVSDVKTFKYTLGDREISMTFGKFAKQASGAVLVESGETAVLVTATMSKNPRDLDFFPLLVDYEEKHYAVGRVPGSFMRREGRASEQAILSGRLIDRSIRPLFPEGFRNDIQVVCYTLSSDQQVEPDMLAMVGASAALMVSNIPFAGPCCGVRVGRIEGNWLINPTFHETEESDIDLVVAGTSDAIMMVEAGIKIVPEDEVLDAIGVGFAAVQELNAWQIEIAKQIGKEKLEVKIVETDPKLYAWIEKNGLDRLTKAIQNSDKKLREAATDEVLADLGTQLANLPDDHELKEMLTSKPKLIADALYHLEKKVVRKLTTEKGVRVDGRKTSEIRPISCEVGILPRTHGTGLFTRGQTQVLNVCTLGSTGDAQKIDGLDPITSKRYMHHYNFPGFSVGEVKPSRGPGRREIGHGALAERALHPVLPDPMEFPYSLRLVSEVLESNGSTSMASTCGSTLSLMDAGVPIKAPVAGIAMGLIKEGDRFAVLTDIQGIEDHLGDMDFKVAGTHEGITALQMDIKIKGISLEIMQVALEQARQARMFILDKMTEAISEPRSDLSPYAPRIITLHINPEKIGTLIGPGGKMIKRIVEETGVKIDVEDDGSVFITTPDSEAAAAAVSWVERLTKEAEVGKVYTGRVTRILNFGAFVEILPGKEGLVHISQLAPTRVAKVEDVVNIGDVITVKVVEIDSQGRINLTKKGVRPEEEPAANGGAKQPAGAAN
- a CDS encoding insulinase family protein — its product is MAVSMSHAAPQLREQKFVLDNGVRVLIEELPHVHSAAIGFWVDTGTKNETIENNGISHFIEHMMFKGTATRTALAIAQALEDTGGSLNAFTDKEMTCYYARVLDDQVELAIDVLSDMLLNSVMDENEIRREKKVVLEEIKMYEDTPDELVQDLFSQVFWHGHPLGRAIVGTRQSVRRTTRADIFDYMEHFYTPDRLVVSVAGNVRTGDVLRQLDQTVGRLVRPGRQLVETPPTPAATTKVKYKDIEQAHVVIGTQGLPVTHEDRYVLTVLDSILGGGMSSRLFQEVREKRGLAYTIASFEILYRHAGIFGIYAATNPKSLGAVVDVTMAEVAKIREGGVTEDELRRAKQQLRGSLLLSLEVPRHRMSRMARNELYFGRLIPPQEVIEEIEAVELGDLQRLTRDLFQDRTLTTTVVGPVRRLPRSA